One Pararge aegeria chromosome 4, ilParAegt1.1, whole genome shotgun sequence DNA segment encodes these proteins:
- the LOC120637948 gene encoding mediator of RNA polymerase II transcription subunit 15-like — MNAVVLLALVITAVAEPRYNSFNPFPQQGQSQSGYNYPQPQLQAQSGYNYQQSQRQQLGYNYIQPRPQIQQQPQFGYNYPQQHFRPQLLQQQQQNGYNYPQPQLQQQQQNNYNYPLPQPQPQAQPGYNYPQPQPQPQPQPQPKPEYPPIDVRSSALVQSVPTAQTITITPAQPTFQPLQQSSSLSPFLSQPQSTLQPEPQSSPQPQSSTQPQPQPQPLFISPTLSTFQPEQQSSTQPQPTSTPQISSSYGPSSLPQPTPTVLIPQTSPQTSPQPSPQPLSIPEPSPSYGPPQSQPSPQPSPQPSPQPQTIPQPQPTPTSISSSSYGPPQPQPTQQSQPQQIPELLPIPQQQPIRQQQSIPQQQLIPQPQLIAQPRASFGVPPIRNLSPIIPQQPIYQPNLQQYYQQQQNQYSSQQSQQQYNARFSSQSIQSIPQQSSYQADSNQYNSQGQFNGPLDDTVITRVQNILRDNEQSIAKNAGYQSLVSGVSLGNVQPSLEILSFVQNSPVESLSRGQNLQLSQGSASSSSSSYQGSQSIGSTSNIGFLRTPPSTSYGVPN; from the coding sequence GTAGTACTACTCGCGTTGGTTATCACCGCGGTTGCCGAGCCGCGGTACAATTCCTTTAACCCATTCCCACAGCAGGGACAATCGCAATCTGGTTACAACTACCCACAACCGCAACTACAAGCTCAATCTGGTTACAACTACCAACAATCACAAAGGCAGCAACTTGGCTATAACTATATACAGCCAAGGCCACAAATACAACAACAACCGCAATTTGGTTACAATTACCCTCAACAGCATTTCCGACCACAACTgctacaacaacaacaacaaaacgGCTACAACTATCCTCAACCGCAACTGCAACAACAACAACAGAATAATTACAATTATCCACTACCGCAACCACAACCCCAAGCACAGCCTGGTTATAACTATCCCcaaccacaaccacaaccacaaccGCAACCGCAGCCTAAACCTGAATACCCACCTATCGATGTAAGATCATCAGCCCTTGTTCAGTCCGTACCAACTGCACAAACGATAACCATAACACCAGCGCAACCGACCTTCCAACCACTTCAGCAATCCTCTTCGTTATCACCGTTCTTATCACAGCCGCAATCAACTTTGCAACCGGAACCACAATCGTCACCACAACCACAGTCATCAACCcaaccacaaccacaaccacaGCCGCTTTTTATATCACCAACTCTGTCAACCTTCCAACCAGAACAGCAGTCATCTACGCAACCTCAACCAACATCGACTCCCCAAATTAGTTCTTCATACGGCCCTTCATCATTGCCTCAACCTACTCCTACTGTGTTAATACCGCAAACATCACCGCAAACGTCCCCTCAGCCGTCACCACAACCATTATCAATTCCTGAACCCAGTCCATCTTATGGCCCTCCGCAATCACAACCATCTCCACAACCATCCCCACAACCATCCCCACAACCACAGACAATCCCACAGCCTCAACCTACACCAACATCTATATCCAGTTCATCTTATGGTCCACCACAACCACAACCAACGCAGCAGTCACAACCTCAACAAATCCCCGAATTACTACCCATACCTCAACAACAACCCATCCGCCAACAGCAATCAATACCCCAACAGCAACTGATACCCCAACCGCAATTAATTGCACAACCTCGCGCGAGTTTTGGAGTACCACCTATTCGTAACCTATCTCCTATAATCCCTCAACAACCCATCTACCAACCCAACCTTCAGCAATATTATCAACAACAACAAAACCAATACTCATCCCAACAATCGCAGCAACAGTACAACGCACGTTTTTCATCACAATCAATACAATCGATACCTCAACAATCCAGCTACCAGGCGGATTCTAACCAATACAATTCCCAAGGTCAATTTAATGGACCACTTGACGATACGGTTATTACCagagtacaaaatatattaagagaCAACGAGCAATCAATAGCTAAAAACGCAGGATACCAGTCCCTAGTATCAGGAGTGTCCTTAGGCAATGTTCAACCCAGCCTTGAAATCTTATCGTTCGTACAAAATTCCCCTGTAGAAAGTTTGTCTAGAGGACAGAATTTACAGTTATCTCAAGGATCAGCTTCAAGTTCTAGTTCGTCATATCAAGGCAGTCAATCAATTGGTTCAACTAGCAATATTGGTTTCTTACGAACCCCACCATCTACCTCGTATGGTGTACCTAATTaa